Proteins from one Nitrobacteraceae bacterium AZCC 2146 genomic window:
- a CDS encoding peptide/nickel transport system permease protein (product_source=KO:K02033; cath_funfam=1.10.3720.10; cog=COG0601; ko=KO:K02033; pfam=PF00528,PF19300; superfamily=161098; transmembrane_helix_parts=Inside_1_8,TMhelix_9_31,Outside_32_99,TMhelix_100_122,Inside_123_130,TMhelix_131_153,Outside_154_172,TMhelix_173_195,Inside_196_233,TMhelix_234_256,Outside_257_284,TMhelix_285_307,Inside_308_313): MLYYIGRRLLILPPVMLTVALIVFCLLYITPGDPAAMIAGDQATPEDIDRIRVSMGLDKPFLIRFATWAWQLANGDLGMSIFANQPVTQMIGQRIGPTFSLLAMSLVISVVIAIPLGVFAAWKRGKTADRVFMGVTVLSFSFPVFVVGYLLAFSFSTTLKWLPVQGYTPLAEGVAPFLKHLILPALTLGVSYAAILARTTRSSMLDVLSQEYIRTAVAKGAGPRILLFRHALKNAAIPIITVIGLGLATLIGGSVITESVFAIPGIGRLTLDAILHRDYPVIQGVVLLFSAGYVAINLLIDVIYTLVDPRIRY, from the coding sequence ATGCTCTATTACATAGGTCGCCGTCTGCTGATTTTACCGCCGGTGATGCTCACGGTTGCGCTGATCGTTTTCTGTCTGCTTTACATCACGCCCGGTGATCCCGCGGCCATGATTGCCGGCGATCAGGCTACTCCGGAAGATATCGATCGCATTCGCGTCTCCATGGGCCTGGACAAGCCGTTTCTCATTCGCTTCGCGACCTGGGCATGGCAGCTGGCTAACGGCGATCTGGGCATGTCGATCTTCGCAAATCAGCCGGTCACGCAAATGATCGGCCAGCGTATCGGGCCGACGTTCTCGCTTCTGGCGATGAGCCTGGTGATCTCAGTCGTTATCGCGATTCCGCTCGGCGTGTTCGCGGCCTGGAAGAGGGGCAAGACCGCCGATCGCGTGTTTATGGGCGTGACCGTGCTGTCGTTTTCCTTTCCGGTGTTTGTCGTCGGATACCTCTTGGCGTTTTCGTTTTCGACGACACTGAAGTGGCTGCCGGTGCAGGGCTACACACCGTTGGCGGAGGGTGTGGCTCCGTTTCTGAAGCATCTCATTTTGCCGGCTCTCACGCTCGGCGTTTCCTATGCGGCGATCCTTGCCCGCACCACCCGTTCCTCGATGCTCGACGTGTTGTCGCAGGAGTATATCCGAACGGCCGTCGCGAAGGGTGCCGGACCTCGAATTCTCCTGTTCAGGCATGCGTTGAAGAACGCGGCGATCCCGATCATCACCGTGATCGGTCTGGGCCTGGCGACTTTGATTGGCGGGTCCGTCATCACCGAAAGCGTGTTCGCTATTCCAGGCATTGGCCGGCTCACGCTCGATGCGATCCTGCATCGCGACTATCCGGTGATTCAGGGAGTCGTACTGCTGTTCAGTGCAGGTTACGTCGCGATCAATCTCCTGATCGATGTGATTTACACACTCGTTGACCCAAGGATCAGGTATTGA
- a CDS encoding peptide/nickel transport system permease protein (product_source=KO:K02034; cath_funfam=1.10.3720.10; cog=COG1173; ko=KO:K02034; pfam=PF00528; superfamily=161098; transmembrane_helix_parts=Outside_1_41,TMhelix_42_64,Inside_65_104,TMhelix_105_127,Outside_128_150,TMhelix_151_173,Inside_174_212,TMhelix_213_235,Outside_236_269,TMhelix_270_289,Inside_290_304), which yields MNRPLPPTDMSMMDAGAIAVPLKISSREWKTIRLLRRHPQIAAGALILLVMALLAIFAPLLGTIDPRAISLGKRLRPPSAEFWFGTDALGRDLYSRVIYGARISVLVAVSCALLSCIGGVVIGMISASGKWLDSIFMRLMDGLMSIPSMLLAIALMAVTRGSVGTVIIAITIVEVPRVARMIRGVVFSLREQPFVEAAVAAGSTMPKIIWRHLLPAVVSPLTVQATFVGSAAIVIEASLSFIGAGTPPTIPSWGNIMSDGKALWQIKPYLVFMPAVFLTLTVLGVNLLGDGLRDALDPRLSERA from the coding sequence TTGAACCGCCCGCTTCCACCGACAGACATGAGCATGATGGACGCTGGCGCCATTGCCGTTCCGCTAAAAATTTCGTCGCGCGAGTGGAAAACGATCCGCTTGCTGCGGCGACATCCGCAAATTGCCGCTGGCGCGCTGATTCTGCTGGTGATGGCGCTGCTCGCTATCTTCGCGCCGTTGCTTGGCACGATCGATCCTCGCGCCATTTCGCTGGGCAAGCGGCTGCGGCCGCCATCGGCGGAGTTCTGGTTCGGCACCGACGCGCTGGGGCGGGACCTGTACTCCCGGGTCATCTACGGCGCACGCATTTCGGTTCTGGTGGCCGTCAGCTGCGCGCTGCTGTCCTGCATCGGTGGTGTCGTGATCGGCATGATTTCGGCATCAGGGAAATGGCTGGATTCGATCTTCATGCGATTGATGGACGGCCTGATGTCGATCCCCTCGATGCTGCTGGCCATCGCGCTGATGGCGGTCACCCGCGGCTCCGTTGGCACAGTGATCATAGCGATCACGATCGTTGAAGTTCCGCGCGTGGCGCGCATGATCCGCGGTGTGGTGTTTTCGCTTCGGGAGCAGCCGTTCGTCGAAGCCGCGGTCGCCGCCGGCTCGACGATGCCGAAGATCATCTGGCGACACCTGTTGCCGGCCGTCGTCTCGCCGCTCACAGTCCAGGCGACCTTCGTCGGCTCGGCTGCCATCGTCATTGAAGCCAGCCTGTCGTTCATCGGCGCGGGAACGCCGCCGACCATTCCGTCATGGGGCAATATCATGTCTGACGGCAAGGCCCTGTGGCAGATCAAACCCTACCTCGTCTTCATGCCGGCGGTCTTTCTCACGCTCACGGTGCTGGGCGTCAATCTGCTCGGCGACGGCCTGCGCGATGCGCTGGATCCGCGTCTGTCGGAGCGTGCGTGA
- a CDS encoding peptide/nickel transport system ATP-binding protein (product_source=KO:K02031; cath_funfam=3.40.50.300; cog=COG0444; ko=KO:K02031; pfam=PF00005,PF08352; smart=SM00382; superfamily=52540; tigrfam=TIGR01727) yields MALLEVKDLQIAFATSRGLLPAVHGISFSVDAGETVAIVGESGSGKSITAMSLLRLLKEPETLIRGEIVFKGSDLLKVSEPGMRAIRGDEISMIFQEPMSALNPVMTVGQQIAEVISLHKNVSAADAGAHALRMLIQVGIPAPERRMREYPHQLSGGMRQRVMTAMALACEPALLIADEPTTALDVTVQAQILDLMRGLKSRLGSAIILITHDMGVVAELAQRVIIMYAGRKVEEASTEDIFARPAHPYTIGLLGAIPRLGSSSGPDAGKPLTEIPGVVPSLREARAGCAFAARCAFATSVCFEVTPVLEAVASGHTVACHHIQLPLAA; encoded by the coding sequence ATGGCGCTGCTTGAGGTCAAAGATTTGCAAATCGCATTCGCGACATCGCGTGGGCTTCTGCCGGCAGTGCATGGCATTTCCTTTTCGGTCGACGCCGGCGAGACCGTCGCGATCGTCGGGGAGTCGGGCTCCGGAAAATCCATCACGGCTATGTCGCTGCTGCGTCTGCTGAAAGAGCCGGAGACGCTTATCCGCGGTGAGATCGTCTTCAAGGGCAGCGATCTGCTGAAAGTATCCGAACCGGGGATGCGCGCCATCAGGGGCGACGAGATCAGCATGATCTTCCAGGAGCCGATGAGCGCGCTGAATCCGGTCATGACGGTCGGTCAGCAGATCGCCGAAGTTATCAGCCTGCACAAGAACGTCTCCGCGGCGGATGCCGGGGCCCATGCGCTGCGGATGCTGATCCAGGTCGGTATCCCCGCGCCTGAGCGGCGAATGCGGGAATATCCGCATCAGCTGTCCGGTGGCATGCGTCAACGGGTGATGACGGCGATGGCGCTCGCCTGCGAGCCGGCGCTGCTGATCGCGGACGAGCCGACGACGGCGCTTGACGTTACGGTGCAGGCGCAAATTCTCGACTTGATGCGCGGGCTGAAGTCGCGCCTGGGTTCGGCGATTATCCTGATCACCCATGACATGGGTGTGGTCGCTGAATTGGCCCAGCGCGTGATCATCATGTATGCCGGCCGCAAGGTCGAGGAAGCCAGCACGGAAGATATTTTCGCGCGGCCGGCGCATCCCTATACGATTGGCCTGCTCGGTGCGATCCCGCGTCTCGGCTCGTCATCGGGCCCCGACGCAGGCAAGCCGCTGACCGAGATACCAGGCGTGGTCCCGAGCCTGCGAGAGGCGAGGGCGGGGTGCGCTTTTGCGGCGCGGTGCGCTTTTGCGACTTCGGTGTGTTTCGAGGTCACGCCGGTGCTGGAGGCCGTCGCCTCCGGCCACACGGTGGCCTGTCATCATATCCAGCTCCCGTTAGCCGCATGA
- a CDS encoding peptide/nickel transport system ATP-binding protein (product_source=KO:K02032; cath_funfam=3.40.50.300; cog=COG4608; ko=KO:K02032; pfam=PF00005,PF08352; smart=SM00382; superfamily=52540; tigrfam=TIGR01727) — MKQSALLEVISLKKHFPRPRAGFGRREVVQAVDDVSFTVARGETLSIVGESGCGKSTLGRTVLGLMPPTEGAVWFDGWRLDGLARPQLRKVRRHFQVVFQDPMSSLSPRMRVRDIIAEPLRNFGLATSRSEIDDRVAELLDMVSLPRDAMGRFAHEFSGGQRQRICIARALAPSPSLIVCDEAVSALDVSVKAQIVNLLSELQKKLNMSLLFISHDLAIVEHLAHRVAVMYLGVIVEIGDRDLIFSQPKHPYTRALISSVPVASPGIKSNRILLSGDVPSPINPPKGCKFHTRCPKVFDRCKVEEPKLRSIGSDRRMVACHLEQIAEIQ; from the coding sequence ATGAAGCAGTCGGCGCTCCTCGAAGTCATCTCGCTGAAGAAGCATTTCCCCAGGCCGCGCGCCGGTTTCGGGCGGCGCGAGGTCGTGCAGGCGGTGGACGATGTCTCGTTCACAGTGGCGCGCGGCGAAACCCTGTCCATCGTCGGCGAGAGCGGCTGCGGCAAGTCGACCTTGGGGCGGACGGTGCTCGGGCTGATGCCGCCGACCGAAGGGGCGGTGTGGTTCGACGGCTGGCGGCTCGATGGACTGGCCAGGCCGCAGCTGCGCAAGGTCCGCCGGCATTTCCAGGTCGTGTTTCAGGACCCGATGTCGAGCCTCAGCCCGCGCATGCGGGTGCGGGACATCATTGCGGAGCCGCTGCGCAATTTCGGGCTCGCGACGAGCCGAAGCGAGATCGATGATCGCGTCGCCGAACTGCTCGACATGGTTTCGCTGCCGCGCGACGCTATGGGGCGGTTTGCGCACGAATTCTCCGGCGGACAACGGCAGCGGATCTGCATTGCGCGCGCGCTGGCGCCCAGCCCCAGCCTGATCGTCTGCGACGAGGCGGTGTCGGCGCTCGATGTCTCGGTCAAGGCGCAGATCGTCAACCTGCTTTCCGAGCTGCAGAAGAAGCTCAACATGTCGTTGCTGTTTATCAGCCACGATCTGGCGATCGTCGAACACCTGGCCCATCGCGTCGCGGTAATGTATCTCGGCGTGATCGTCGAAATCGGCGATCGGGATCTCATTTTTTCGCAGCCGAAGCATCCCTATACCCGCGCTCTGATTTCCTCGGTGCCGGTTGCCAGTCCCGGGATCAAGAGCAACAGGATTCTCCTGAGCGGCGATGTGCCGAGCCCGATCAATCCGCCAAAGGGATGCAAGTTTCACACGCGTTGCCCGAAGGTCTTTGACCGATGCAAGGTCGAGGAGCCTAAATTACGGTCAATCGGCAGCGATCGCCGCATGGTCGCGTGCCATCTTGAGCAGATCGCGGAGATCCAGTGA
- a CDS encoding DNA-binding transcriptional LysR family regulator (product_source=COG0583; cath_funfam=1.10.10.10,3.40.190.10; cog=COG0583; pfam=PF00126,PF03466; superfamily=46785,53850), which yields MSTSDERERASGLSLSQIETFLALVEEGSMPRASRRLGLGRSTLSAHIKSLGDEFNQRLFVRIHGGLAITPAGLEAYRQLRPLMARAGYCMAYFHDAYASTPPKIIKVAMPAGFSGALIDQAIGVVGKSVIGRSPATWVMPAYGTERDDGGALVLNFGGLKSTVSAGQSSTRISDRWIVVRSSPNVGWSNEPVRLSDLADLTITVPKLPDAQLSLLLAVAEKAQARINFTSLELHEIFAEATLNQNFCFMMPAALLNPSLASQQFECAVLERSELDPGIGINGSDGEQIGAALAVQFSEMVDGLLAGAGLIEAPEPERLSLKYCRSFLALFEERNVRRAAQRLCIVQPALTVQLHGLEDLLGTPLFVRSHRGLQPNERAEALNSLLAPLMAQFSAVSRSLRAPLGGRSRRLRLGLIPALDAESETAEYFADALDRWSGKHPEIVVQVLEAYSGKLLQWLSSGRIDFALIDRIVPNPDMVFELIAEDRMAVVVDRAADMLQPGPVTLENVAKLPLVLPSSRHGLRSILLPQLRKAGLDLSPRIEVDSMAAAISLVKMGRYATILPVGAIYKSRDRRRLSIHEICEPQILRSICLAQLKNELSDGAAQDFIAELRLAFSHAGEFNDETADRADEDLAQRVRTTNLLSTASH from the coding sequence TTGTCGACGTCGGACGAACGCGAACGCGCATCTGGGTTGAGCCTGAGCCAGATCGAAACCTTTCTCGCACTTGTCGAGGAAGGCAGCATGCCGCGCGCATCTCGAAGATTGGGGCTGGGGCGCTCTACACTCAGCGCTCACATCAAATCGCTCGGCGATGAATTCAACCAAAGATTGTTTGTCCGAATCCACGGCGGGCTGGCGATTACGCCGGCCGGCCTTGAAGCTTACCGTCAATTGAGGCCGCTGATGGCGCGCGCCGGATATTGCATGGCCTATTTTCACGATGCCTATGCCAGCACACCGCCGAAGATCATCAAGGTCGCGATGCCGGCCGGATTTTCCGGAGCGCTGATTGATCAGGCGATCGGGGTCGTCGGCAAAAGCGTGATCGGGCGATCTCCCGCAACCTGGGTCATGCCTGCCTACGGCACGGAGCGGGACGACGGGGGAGCGCTTGTGTTGAATTTCGGCGGCCTGAAATCGACCGTCTCGGCTGGCCAATCCTCAACGCGCATAAGCGACCGATGGATCGTCGTTCGGTCGAGCCCAAATGTTGGTTGGTCGAACGAACCCGTACGGTTGTCAGACCTCGCGGATCTGACCATTACTGTGCCCAAACTCCCGGACGCGCAGCTTAGTTTGTTGCTGGCGGTCGCCGAGAAGGCGCAGGCGCGGATCAACTTCACCAGCCTCGAACTGCACGAGATATTTGCCGAGGCGACGCTGAATCAGAATTTCTGCTTCATGATGCCGGCAGCTCTGCTCAATCCATCGCTGGCGTCGCAGCAATTCGAGTGCGCTGTTCTGGAGCGCAGTGAACTCGATCCGGGCATCGGGATTAACGGTAGCGACGGCGAACAGATTGGCGCTGCGCTTGCGGTTCAGTTTTCAGAAATGGTCGATGGTTTGCTGGCGGGTGCCGGTCTCATCGAGGCGCCGGAACCCGAGCGGCTTTCGCTAAAGTATTGCCGCTCATTCCTTGCCTTGTTCGAAGAACGTAATGTTCGCCGCGCCGCGCAACGGTTGTGCATCGTGCAGCCGGCTCTCACCGTACAGTTGCATGGTCTGGAAGACTTGCTGGGTACCCCTTTGTTTGTTCGGTCGCATCGCGGCCTCCAACCGAACGAGCGTGCGGAGGCTCTCAATTCGTTGCTGGCGCCGTTGATGGCGCAATTCAGCGCCGTCAGCCGGTCGCTTCGCGCCCCGCTCGGTGGCCGTTCGCGGCGGCTGCGTCTGGGGCTCATTCCCGCGCTCGATGCGGAAAGCGAAACGGCGGAATATTTCGCCGACGCACTGGATCGCTGGTCCGGGAAACATCCCGAAATCGTCGTCCAGGTTCTGGAAGCCTATTCAGGCAAGCTGCTGCAGTGGTTATCATCCGGGCGCATCGATTTTGCGCTGATCGATCGCATCGTTCCTAATCCCGACATGGTCTTCGAACTCATCGCAGAAGACAGGATGGCTGTCGTTGTCGATCGCGCCGCCGATATGCTTCAGCCCGGCCCGGTGACACTGGAAAACGTCGCCAAGCTGCCGCTGGTCTTGCCTTCCAGCCGTCACGGCCTGCGATCGATTCTGTTGCCGCAATTGCGCAAGGCCGGCCTCGATCTGAGCCCGCGCATCGAGGTGGATTCGATGGCCGCTGCGATCAGTCTGGTCAAGATGGGGCGCTATGCGACGATCCTGCCGGTCGGCGCAATCTACAAGAGCAGGGACCGGCGGCGGCTCTCCATTCACGAGATTTGTGAACCGCAGATTCTGCGCAGCATTTGTCTAGCACAGCTCAAGAACGAACTGTCGGACGGCGCGGCACAGGATTTTATCGCCGAACTTCGGCTGGCATTCTCCCATGCCGGCGAATTCAACGACGAAACTGCGGACCGGGCGGATGAAGATCTGGCCCAGCGCGTGAGAACGACAAACCTGCTGTCCACTGCAAGCCATTGA
- a CDS encoding FMN-dependent oxidoreductase (nitrilotriacetate monooxygenase family) (product_source=TIGR03860; cath_funfam=3.20.20.30; cog=COG2141; ko=KO:K20938; pfam=PF00296; superfamily=51679; tigrfam=TIGR03860): protein MRKFHLGWFLGPGITVQGWNSPNYAPSYDWTQPDIFQDGARALERGCFDFIILEDTSAVPSAYQGSMDFYLKNATMTPKLDPAVLTPYLLMATKRLGVATTLTTTFYPPWMLARQMSTLDHYSKGRMGWNIVTATSDAAAQNYGYDKQFEHDQRYDMADEYIDLVKQLWESWDADAVVMDPEGGTFIDPAKVKAVNFEGKYYKVRGPLNVPRSPQTKPLYIAPGGSPRGRKFSGRNAEVVLAGGETLADMKEYRDEVRTHAVVYGRDPDKVKTMFICGAFVARDKAMAEEFRVNLPKMRAKRLEVTLASMSFLSGIDFSKFDLDTPLPEIKTNGMQTMLKMFKDAGPTATLRDIAMRPPGWEVIGTPDECASIMQEAMEEIGGDGFLITGPLVPRYVNSVVDELVPVLQKRGLVRTEYTHEHLRDNVMEF, encoded by the coding sequence ATGAGAAAATTTCACCTGGGATGGTTTTTAGGTCCCGGCATTACCGTCCAAGGTTGGAATAGCCCGAACTATGCGCCGAGCTACGATTGGACCCAGCCCGATATTTTTCAGGACGGCGCCCGGGCGCTGGAGCGGGGCTGTTTCGACTTCATCATCCTGGAAGACACCAGCGCGGTCCCGTCTGCTTACCAGGGCAGCATGGATTTCTATCTCAAGAACGCAACGATGACGCCGAAGCTCGATCCGGCGGTGCTGACGCCCTATTTGCTGATGGCGACCAAGCGCCTTGGTGTGGCTACGACGCTGACCACGACGTTCTACCCGCCGTGGATGCTGGCGCGGCAGATGTCGACGCTCGACCATTATTCCAAGGGACGCATGGGCTGGAACATCGTCACCGCGACCAGCGACGCGGCGGCGCAGAACTACGGCTACGACAAGCAGTTCGAACATGACCAGCGCTACGACATGGCTGATGAATACATCGACCTCGTCAAGCAGCTGTGGGAATCCTGGGACGCCGACGCTGTCGTGATGGACCCGGAGGGCGGCACCTTCATAGATCCCGCGAAGGTAAAGGCCGTTAATTTCGAAGGAAAATACTACAAGGTGCGCGGACCTCTCAATGTCCCCCGCTCGCCGCAGACCAAGCCGCTTTACATCGCGCCGGGTGGTTCGCCACGCGGTCGCAAGTTCAGCGGCCGCAATGCCGAAGTCGTGCTTGCCGGCGGTGAAACGCTTGCGGACATGAAGGAATATCGCGACGAAGTCCGTACCCACGCTGTGGTCTACGGCCGCGATCCCGACAAGGTTAAGACGATGTTCATCTGCGGCGCCTTCGTCGCGCGAGACAAGGCGATGGCGGAGGAATTCAGGGTCAACCTGCCAAAGATGCGCGCGAAGCGCCTCGAAGTCACGCTGGCATCGATGTCGTTCCTGTCGGGCATCGATTTCTCGAAATTCGATCTCGACACACCGCTTCCGGAGATCAAGACCAACGGCATGCAGACCATGCTGAAGATGTTCAAGGACGCCGGTCCGACCGCGACGCTGCGCGATATCGCCATGCGCCCGCCGGGCTGGGAAGTGATCGGGACGCCCGATGAATGCGCGTCGATCATGCAGGAGGCGATGGAGGAGATCGGCGGCGATGGCTTCCTGATCACCGGGCCGCTGGTTCCCCGCTACGTCAACTCCGTTGTCGATGAACTGGTACCGGTGCTGCAGAAGCGCGGCCTGGTCCGCACCGAATACACGCACGAGCATCTGCGCGATAACGTGATGGAATTCTAA
- a CDS encoding flavin reductase (DIM6/NTAB) family NADH-FMN oxidoreductase RutF/nitroreductase (product_source=COG1853/COG0778; cath_funfam=2.30.110.10,3.40.109.10; cog=COG0778,COG1853; pfam=PF00881,PF01613; smart=SM00903; superfamily=50475,55469) produces the protein MGKHSNIALVSGVLFKSLMRNIASSVAVITTNQGGKHHGMTATAMCSVSADPATILIVVNRSTRSHPIISAAKSFTVNILAEHQHAISGRFASKHDDPFDGIEHRVGANGSPIIKDVAAYIECTTVSEIDVGTHTIFIGNVIGGDVSQAHPLVYHEGEYKSLSPRSTDRDVAAMFLDRWSPRAFAASEINDELLMSFFEAARWAPSSMNAQPWRFVYVKRGEPGWQPFLDALSNTNRSWASQASALIAFVSKETMEYGGKEVASPTHSFDTGAAWMSFALQASLSGWHTHGMAGFSGEKLREALAVPASFTINAVAAIGKLGDGASLPEHLKVREIPSERNSLAELVFNGTFGAE, from the coding sequence TTGGGAAAGCATAGCAACATCGCGCTGGTAAGCGGCGTTCTCTTCAAGTCGCTGATGCGCAATATTGCCTCCAGCGTTGCCGTGATCACGACCAATCAGGGGGGCAAGCATCACGGCATGACAGCGACCGCGATGTGCAGCGTCAGCGCCGATCCGGCCACCATCCTGATCGTGGTCAATCGATCGACCCGCAGCCATCCGATCATCTCCGCGGCCAAGAGCTTTACGGTCAATATCCTGGCCGAGCATCAGCACGCCATCAGTGGGCGCTTCGCATCGAAACACGACGATCCGTTCGACGGCATCGAGCACCGCGTCGGTGCGAATGGAAGCCCGATCATCAAGGATGTGGCGGCTTATATCGAATGCACGACGGTGTCCGAGATCGATGTCGGCACCCACACCATCTTCATCGGCAATGTGATTGGCGGCGACGTCTCGCAGGCGCATCCGCTTGTCTATCATGAGGGCGAATACAAATCGTTGTCGCCGCGCTCCACAGACCGTGACGTCGCGGCGATGTTTCTCGATCGTTGGTCGCCGCGCGCTTTCGCGGCCAGCGAGATCAATGACGAATTGCTGATGTCGTTTTTCGAAGCGGCACGATGGGCGCCATCATCGATGAATGCGCAGCCCTGGCGCTTCGTCTACGTGAAGCGCGGGGAGCCGGGCTGGCAGCCGTTCCTCGACGCCTTGTCGAACACCAACCGTTCATGGGCGTCGCAGGCCTCCGCTCTCATCGCCTTCGTTTCCAAGGAGACGATGGAGTATGGCGGCAAAGAGGTCGCGTCTCCCACGCACAGTTTCGATACCGGTGCCGCGTGGATGAGCTTTGCGCTTCAAGCCAGCCTGTCCGGCTGGCACACCCATGGCATGGCCGGATTCAGCGGCGAAAAGCTCCGGGAAGCTTTGGCGGTGCCCGCGAGCTTCACCATCAATGCGGTCGCGGCGATCGGCAAGCTCGGCGATGGCGCGAGCCTGCCGGAGCATTTGAAGGTGAGGGAGATTCCCAGCGAACGGAATTCACTGGCGGAGCTGGTTTTCAACGGGACATTCGGGGCCGAATGA
- a CDS encoding diketogulonate reductase-like aldo/keto reductase (product_source=COG0656; cath_funfam=3.20.20.100; cog=COG0656; pfam=PF00248; superfamily=51430) — MSAYSTIAPGALAKLKLPPIGLGTRLLVAEECSAVVEQAISIGYRYIDTAPIYGNEAAIGEGIRRSAMPREEIFVTTKVERDNLRAGPLQKSVENSLTALKSDYIDLLLIHWPNQEIPLSETIAAMYALRKRGLLKHIGVANFPIAMLDQAIELACQNGADIAANQVEIHPSLYPSKLIEACRQRGVATIAYSPMGRDDLKHPVVLEIASRLGRGPSQIILRWHAQQGVLPIPIPDTATHDQIAQQYDIFDFALSTADLNRLSSLTPQTRYFNPAWSPVWDPLV; from the coding sequence ATGAGCGCGTACTCCACCATCGCACCCGGCGCCCTGGCAAAGCTGAAGCTTCCGCCGATTGGTTTGGGCACCCGGCTGCTTGTGGCGGAAGAATGCTCGGCTGTCGTCGAGCAGGCGATATCGATCGGCTATCGCTATATCGATACGGCCCCGATTTACGGCAATGAAGCCGCGATCGGAGAGGGCATCCGGCGTTCCGCGATGCCGCGCGAAGAGATCTTTGTCACAACAAAGGTGGAGCGCGACAATCTCCGCGCCGGGCCTTTGCAGAAATCCGTCGAGAACAGCCTGACAGCGCTGAAGTCAGACTATATCGATTTGCTGCTGATCCACTGGCCAAACCAGGAGATCCCGCTGTCCGAGACGATCGCGGCGATGTACGCGCTCAGGAAGCGCGGCTTGTTGAAGCATATCGGCGTCGCCAACTTCCCAATCGCCATGCTGGATCAGGCGATTGAGCTGGCGTGCCAGAATGGCGCGGACATCGCCGCCAACCAGGTCGAAATCCATCCGTCCCTGTATCCCTCGAAATTAATCGAGGCCTGCCGGCAGCGCGGCGTCGCGACGATCGCTTACTCTCCCATGGGGCGCGATGACCTCAAGCATCCCGTTGTGCTGGAGATCGCGTCGCGGCTGGGTCGAGGCCCCTCGCAAATCATCCTGCGATGGCATGCCCAGCAGGGCGTGTTGCCGATACCCATTCCGGATACAGCAACCCACGATCAGATCGCGCAGCAATACGACATCTTCGACTTTGCGCTGTCCACGGCCGATCTGAATCGTCTTTCCAGCCTCACCCCGCAAACACGCTATTTCAATCCGGCATGGTCCCCCGTGTGGGACCCGCTGGTTTGA